The following nucleotide sequence is from Solanum dulcamara chromosome 7, daSolDulc1.2, whole genome shotgun sequence.
ggagattgacgatgatgtcacacatcgtattggggtagggtggataaaatggaggctcgctttcagagtgctatgtgacaagaaggtgccaccaaaacttaagggcaagttctacaaagtggtggttagaccggctatgatgtatggggcggagtgttggccagttaagacttctcatgttcaaaaaatgaaagttgtcgagatgagaatgttgagatggatgtgtgggcacaccaggagcgacaggactagaaatgaggctattcaggacaaggtgggagtggcttcggtggaagacaagatgcggaaaatgcgactcAGAtgatttggacatgtgaagaggagagacacaaatgccccagtgtggaggtgtgagaggttggccatggatggttacagaagaagtaggggtaggccgaagaagtattggggagaggtgaatAGACAGAACATGGCACAGTTACAGCTttccgaggacatgaccttagataggagggtgtggaggaaccacattagggtagaaggctagtacatagtctcgttattcttccctattcgtaGGCGCATTAGCTCATTACAATTTCGtatgctctgatttctgttattatttattactctttatactttgattactctattttatctgtgacgctttcgttatttgtttttccCATATCACTTTtaatttcttagccttatctgacatctttttatgcttttattgagccgagggtctctaggaaacagccgtcctaccttggtaggagtaaggtctgcgtacactctaccctccccagaccccacgttgtgggatttcactgggttgttattgttgtttaaaGAGAAGgattttcaaaaatcaagtTACCTATATcaagttgattgatgttttgacTAACATGCTTTACGGTCGCTTATTTACAGTTGTTTAATGCTACTTCAGTGACCTGtacttctcttctttttttttttgacaaggTGACAAGTTTGTATATAAATCTTCAGCACTAAGGCTGGTATCCCAAAATTTTACATCACAGAACTACATACGGCTGAGTAGGCTCAACAAACCCCCCAAAAAGAAATCCTATCTCAGGTCCTATTTCATCTTACAAGGATCCTAGAATGTCAACAATTGCTACAAGATCATCTATATACTTAGAACTACACCAATAACAAAAAGTGATAATGCAGTCCATCTTAATCTTATGTAAAGGTCCACTGATTCTTTCATAACATCTGGAATTTCTCTCCTTCCAAATGGTCCACCATATAATTGCTGGGACAATTCTCCATCTGTTTTTGTCTGTGCTACCACTCCCTTTCTTGTTCCAACTTACTAGAGCCTGACCTGCCCTTTCAGGCATAGTCCACCTTATGCCTCTGAAACTAATAAATAGGTTCCATAGCTGGTTAACCACTTTACAATGTAAAAACAGATGGTTGATTGTCTCTGACTTTTGCTTACAAAAAAAACATCTTGGACACATTTATATGCCCCTCTTCATGAGATTTTCTTGAGTCAGAGCAGCGTCTTGCACTACTAGCCAAGTGAAGACTGCCACTTTGTAAGGAATTTTTACTTTCCATATAAGCTTCCATGGTAAGAAACTGATTTGAGACCCCATCTGAATCAAGTTTTTATAAGTAGAGTTGACTGTGAAAAAGCCTTTGCTGTGGCATTTCCATCTCAGAGTATCTTCTCCTTCCTTTGGTCCTGTATACTGATCTAAAGTATCATAAAATTCAGCCATTCTCTCCTCCTCCCAATCTTGCATCAGTCTTCTGTATGTCAGGTTCCACCCTTGAGGAGTCCGTACTTCTTGCAAAAAAGACTTCTGCTGCTGATTCAGTAGATAAATATCTGGAAAAAGTTGCTTAAGACTGCCACTTTCAATCCAATCATCTTCCTAGAACATGATCTTCCTTCCACTACTTACATTGAAGCTTGTTCTTCCAAAGAAAACATGCCCCAAGTTTCTGATTGACCTCCACAAACTGATACCGTAAGCAGAAGTAACTTTTTTAGTCTTCCAAAATCTTCCTTTTCATATTTTGCTTGAATCACCCTAACCCACAATGTTTGCTCTTCTTTAGGGAATCTCCACAACCATTTCATAAGCAagcttttgttttgttttctcaGATTTTTGATGCCTAGCCCCCCATGCTTCTTAGACAGGATTACAGTCTTCCATTTAACTAAATGGAATCCTTTGCTCTCCTTATCTCCATTCCACAAAAAATTCCTCCTTAAGGCATCAATTCTTTCTTCCAATTTGGCTGGAAGGGGAAAAATTGACATCAAATAAGTTGGCAAGGCATCTAAAACTAAGTTGATCAAGACTAATCTCCCCCCTCTGGATAAATATTGTGTTTTTCATCTGGACAGTCTCTTCGCACATCTCTCCACCACTCCATTCCAAATCTCATTGGATTTGCTTTTTTCTCCCAGAGGCATCTCCAAATAGACAGTTGGCAGTTGCCCTATCTCTCCTCCCAGGATTTCTATTAGATGTTGCATTCTGTTCACTTCATTGATAGGAAAAATGTGACTTTTCCTCAAGTTAATGTGGAGACCAGAGGTTGCTTCAAAAAGAAAGAGGATTATTCTCAGAATCTTGAGTTGTTTCTCCTCTGCATCGCAGAAGATAAGAGTATGATCTGCATATTGTAAATGTGTGACTTCCACTCTTGCATTTTTATCATTTGCAACATTAAAACCCCTAATCCATGCATTACTGTGAGCTATCTTTAGCATGTTATTTAAGCCTTCCATCACAAGAATGAACAGAAAAGGTGAGAGGGGGTCACCTTGTCTCAGTCCTCTGTTAGAAGGGAAAAAGCCTCCAGGAGATCCATTTATTTGTACTGAAAATCTGACAGTACTTATGCAAAATCTCATCCACCTAATCCACTTCATTCCAAATCCCATCCTTTGCATGATTCCAAGCAAAAAGTTCCAGTTGACATGATCATATGCTTTTTCTATAGCCAATTTGCACATAATTCCTGGAGTCTTGTCTTTTATTCTTGCATCTAGACACTCATTAGCTATGAAAACTGCATCAGTGATCTGCCGACCTCTCAAGAAGGCCATCTGTTGTGTATCAACTAGCTTATGCATCACTTTCTTCAATCTTTCTGTGAGTATTTTGGATATCAGCTTGTATACACTTCCTATTAAACTGATTGGTTTGAAGTCTCTCAACTCCTTGGCACCATTGTTTTTGGGGATAAGAGCTATGTATGTTGCATTAaagtttttctaaaaaatatccTCTGAATGGAAGTTATGAATGGTTGCCATCACATCCTCCTTCACAATCTCCCAGCATCTTACAAAAAAACCCATGGAATACCCATCTGGACTTGGTGCTTTGTCTATGGCACAAGTTCTAATCCCAAGCAATACTTCTTCCTCTTCAAAAGGTTTCTGTagttcttcttgttcttctatACTGATCGAAGGGCACTGATTCATGTTGTAAGAGGGCCTCCAATTCTCACTCTCACTATCCAACTTTCTGTAAAAGGTTACAATCTTTCTTTTGATGTTTGTAGCCTCCACCAATTCTTGTCCTTCTACTATCAATTTATCAATGTGATTGATCCTCTTGTGAGCATTTGCAATTTTCTGAAAGAAACTAGTGTTCTTGACTTCTTGTCCTCTGTTTTATCCACAATGTTCTTGATCTTTGTCTCCAAGTTGTCTCTTCCTTTTTTGCATAATCTTCAAAATCCTTGACCACATTTGCTTTTTGGACAATTTCTTCTTCAGTTAAAGGTCTATTTTGCTGAATACTATCAAACTCAGTGATCTGTTGAGcaattccttctttttttccaGATTACCATATGTACTTGCACTCCATTCTTTCAATTTGAACTTCATAGCTTTTAGCTTGGATGCTAAAATATAGTCAGGCTTCCCTTAAATACCAAAGATGTCCACCATTTTTTGGTTCTTTCATTAAAACCCTCAGTCTCCAGCCACCACCCTTCAAACTAAAATAGGATTTTGTGTGCACCCAACTGCCACTTGTTTAAACAATTGGTGTATGATCTGAGCATATTCTAGGAAAACTCTCTCTCTTGCTTCACATTGTTGAaatccccccctcccccccccccccccaattcaGTAGAATACAAAATTCTATCAATTCTAGATGCAACTTCCCTATTACTTCCCCTGGTCCAGGTATATTGCCCCCCTTCCAATTGAGTATATATCAATTCCATGTCCTCAATtacatcagaaaactcattCATGTGTACAGAGGTTTTGGaacaattctttttttttgaagcATATCTGCCAATGTTGAAATCACCTCCCACAACCCAAGGTCCTGTGAATAAGCCCCTGACAGCGCCTATTTCCCACCAAACTTCCTGATTGCATGTTGGGGCATAAACTCCTGTCATATGCCACCCAAGATCATTTGTTCTTGACTTGAAACTACAAGTCAGAGTATATGAGCCTATCGCCACTACTTCCCCATCCCAAACTTTACTATCCCACATCATCAGGATACCTCCCTAGGTACCGCTAGCCTCCAACTGCCCGTATTTAACTCCTCTGTTTCCCCAGACTTTTTTTATTATGTCCCCATTGTTCCCTTCTAATTTGGTTTCCCGCATCAGCAAAAATCTCCCCCTCTTCTACTCTTGCGAGTTCTGATCGATCCTTTGCTTGATCCTCCTCAGCTAAAACAACTGCTCTTTCTTCAGTTATGCTGTCGAAGAATACAGTGTCTGTATTGTTTGCTTCTATTTCAACTGCACTTCTCTTTctattttgttaattaattatttctgcTTCACATATCTGCTATCTTTTCCAGGATATTATGTCTATTACTATATTTCTTCATTGACTGCAGAATTGCCTGTTACGTACATTGTAAACCTGCATTTCTGAACTTCACACTCTTTGCTTCATACTAGTAATCTTTATGTAGAGAAGATGGGAGTGCCTCCTGCATCAAGGAAGGAGAATTATCATTGTAGGTGATTTCAATATTGCTCCTGCTGCCATAGATCGGTGCGATGCAGAACCTGATTTTGAGAAGAACGGGTAAGCTAGTTCCTGAAATATTTTATATGCAGTAACAGttaccaatttcaaaaaaaatatattttatatgcactatataaattaattcttttgTCTCATTTTTTAAGATAACAATTCTGCTTGGTAACTGGTTGATTTTCACTGCATTGCAGGTTTAGAAGATGGTTTAGATCATTGCTAGTGCAAAACGGAGGGCGTCTCCTTGATATTTTTAGAGCAAAGCATCCTGATAGGTTTCTCGCTTTCTATTTACGTTTACTTTTGTAATTTCCTAATCCTCACTACACGGCTAAGGGGAAAAGGGAGGAAATCATGTCCGATGCTATTCCTATCTATCTTAATCATTCACTGCACATTTTTTCTAAAGACACATTCGGGACGAGTTTTTCTTTGATTCTCAAGGTCAATTAAGAAGTGAGATGGAGTATTCATCCTCATTTCCTTTAACTATTGTATTTCTTGTCATCTTGTTCTATGAACCTTTTATCGATTTACTTCATCTTGTATTTTGCTACAGAAAAGGAGCCTATACTTGCTGGTCACAGAGTACAGGAGCCGAGGAATTTAATTATGGTTCTAGGATtgatcacatacttagtgccgGATCATGCTTGCATGGTGAGGAAATTCAGGAAGGGCATGACTTTGTTACTTGCCATGTTGCAGAGTGTGACATATTGATTCAATTTCAAAGGTGGAAACCTGGAAATACGCCAAGGTAACATTTAGATATTCGTAATATGGAGAATACATGATTGCGTTCTGTAATTATAGTCAAGTGAGGATAGTTCTGAAAGAGATAATAATTTTACTGAGCAGCTCAATGTCAGTATACTTTAGCTTGACCAGATTACCTGGATTTTTTGCTGTGATGGGAGAAATGTGCTCTCTTAAATCTGTCATGTTACAGTTTCTGTTTAATATGTTATAATGATTATAGCAAGTAAATTCGAGCTAGTACCCTTAGTTGTCACTCTCGTTTCCCATGAAAATATATAGTGCAAAATgtcatcaaaaaatatatagtgCAAAAGAGAATCTCCAGCAGCATCAGATGAGTTAAGCGCATACATGATATTGGCCAACTTATATTGGGTTTTCAATTGTTCATTATCGTTCATGTTAGCAACTTTTATCACTCATGGTTGTCCCATAACATGGTGATTGAGGATCTGGCAATCACACTTTAGATATCTACACTCCACAGGTGGAAAGGAGGGAGGAGCATCAAACTAGAAGGTTCTGATCATGTTCCAGTTTACACGAGTTTAGTAGAAATCCCTGAAGTATTGCAGCATAGCACCCCGCCATTATCTACCAGATATCATCCTCAGGTCTTCGGGAGTCAGCAAACTCTTGGTGAGAGTTTAGTCAAGTTACATTTAAATATCAATTTTCTTGGACACGCTGTTGTGTTTGTTTTACTGGAACTTTTCTGACATATATGTCTGCTCACATAATTCGCTGGCACTTTATATCAAGTTTGATGTTGTTCCAAAATTAATTTCCAGAATGTTATAGAAATCTTTTGAGTGATGTGCAAATAAAAAGTATTGGTTTAATATTGATGGGAGTAGGTAGCAATCAAGCAGCAAACATTCTCTTACAGATAAAgctgttttcttcttctttttgcttGTGAATGAACCTGGTTAACTGAAAGCTAGTTTATTTTCATGCTAGTTGCCTAGTGCATCAAATCAATCTTTTATTTCTTCTCCAAGCttaaatcaattcaaaatagAAAGAATAGAAGAGAAATCAAGTAACTGAGTTTTTCTCCCCTcattctaaaataaaattaattcatttagctAGTCTCAATTGTATTTTGTCTCCAGGAAGGGAGGTCATCATAATATTGAAAACTAGAGGAAAATCCTGGGAATTTTACTTGAGAAAAATTAGTCTAACTTATATCTTTCTTATATTTTCCCAAAGGCTCTTGAATAATTAGAAGTCAGTTATTGCAACCAAAAGGATCATGTATGATTGCCAATAAAGTGATAATTGGAGTTTGTGATGTACATATTACATTACTATGATCGATGTTCCATGTTTTGTCAAGAATACCTGCTTGAGTTTATCACTCACCTAGTTGAGTTTATCTTTAAAAAAGACTAGTTGAGTTTATCCATCAGTCATTTAAAGGGTGCCCTCTTGACCATCATGTAACTGATATATTATGTTcagttttatttttgtaaatatggCACAGGATTGCGCTCAGTTTATCACATTGTAGTTTGTCTTTTGAATTTCGTGCTCAAAAGTGCAGTGTCAATGTTCACGAGAAGGCAAACAACTGAGCAAGTTATTTCAGAGGAAAGTGAAAGCCCTCAGATTCCAAGTCAGAAAGAATTTATCTCAACTCCAGAGAAATATCATAGTATAGCTTCTCAGATTACGATGCTTGGTTCTCAAAGTAATTCTAATTTTCTACCCTGCATTGCAACCAAGAAGAAAGCAAGGCTTGGTCAGGGGTCTCAGCTCACACTTAACTCATTCTTCCAAAAACGCATACATAAAAGTGAGACTTCTAGCAGCAGCTTTGCTGATTCTAAACTTTGTCAGACAGACATCTCTTATTCTCGGATTGAGCCCAAAGGAGTTCCTTCTGCTGATGATGAAAGTGTCACTTCAATGGAATGCAGATCAAATGCAATTGCCAATAATCAACATGAGTGCCAGCTAGATGCATGCAACTCAGATAAAGAGAAGAGGGAAGTGGCATTACAGGAGTGGCAAAGGATTCATCAATTGATGCAGAATAGTGTACCTCTTTGTAAGGGCCATCAAGAACCTTGTGTTCCTCGGGTCGTAAAAAAAGCAGGCCCCAATTTGGGCCGCAGATTTTATGTCTGTGCTCGAGCTGAGGTATGTCCCATTGTTAGTGGATTGTGTTAAATACTTGGAAGCAATTGCGTAAGATATTAGAAATATCAATTTAAGTTGTTTTATTTGATGAATTAAGCTGTTTCATTTCtggcatcaagaagatgcaaaGTTACAAAAATTATCAGTTGTTAGCTCCATTACATTGTTTCGCAGTTCAAGCCCAGGGAGCTaaccaaaaatacaaaagaacaaaaaattgaGGGATTAAGCTAGATTGAATGAACTGATAAAATTTAGGAGGGTAACAATACTATTTACAGGGGGAGAGTGTTCCAGCTAAAAAGACACAAAAGGCATTTAGATTACCGAAGGTGGTTTGGAGTTGAAATGCCATAAAAACATGTttgatttctttctttccatagACACCAAAAGATACAAGCTGGGATTATCTTTCAGAATTTCCTGATGGCCCTGTCGACTTTCCATTTACTCCATCTTTCCGCTAACATCCTGATACCCTGAGGTGGAGCCCAACTTAATCCCAAGATTGATCAAAACATTTCCACATATCTGCTGCCACTGGATAGTGTAGGAATAAATGATTGATGGACTCTTGAGTTGGGCAAACACAAGTAGCATCTATTGACCATTTGGAAGTTCCTTTTAAAGAGATTGTCTTGAGTTAGACAGGCTCCTTTGAGATCTATCCATGTGAAACATATAATCGCTCTCGGTAGCTCTGTCTTCCAAATAAGCTTTCCAAGGCCAAGAGGTCAATGATTGCATTTGTTCACTAAGGTGTTTGTAGCGTATGTTGCTCGGACACATCAAAAATATCCCCGGATGcgtgtcggatcctccaaaagtagtgcatcTTTGAGGACCCGACACAGATGCAACACCAACTTGGAAGAGTCTATGCAACATCGTTTGTAGCCTGCTTTGACAGTATAACAACAAAATATCAGGGTTCAGGAGAGATACAATGGCCATGGAGAAATCAAGTCTCCCTTGGCTTGTTGTACATGAATTGCAGCATGAGGCTTGTTTAATGCAGGATAACTTACAAAGAAGAGGGATCTGTATCTGTGACACATGTGATCAAAATGCGTCTCATTTAGTTTTGCTTTGTTACTGTAATTGGTGGTTGTGGTGCTAATTCCAAAATCTTTTTGGGGTACAATGTGAAATGCCAAATTCAGTGAGAGGCACACTGGAATGTTGGAAGGGGCAAAAAGTTAAGTACATTAAAAGGTCTTGTGTAATCCTTTCATTCATCTTTGGAATGTGTGAGAAGAACATCTTTGATGTTTTGGAGGAAAGTGTAAGACTGTGCTGCTTGTAACATAGACTTCTGCAGTCTTTTGGTTTATagtgaaaattatatatacataatctgAGTACTCTTATGAACTTTTAGGACTGTTTTTTACTTAGCTACAAGAGTCTCAGTGTTATTTAATGCACTCTCATCATTGTCGAAATAATAGCAATTATTATTAGTGCATTCACTGGGTGGTATTTAATAAAGTTACTTTTCTACTTATCAAATAAAATGGTCGTTGTGGTAATTTTCGCGTTTAGTTCTGTCGGAAGATACTATGGAGCTGAATGTGAAACTTGCATCTTTTTCCATTTTGTTTGACTTCATATCATCTTTTGGCTTAGCAACCACATTTTTGACGTCCTAGAGTCATTGTATTATTCATAAAGAGAATCAGGGGTAGTCTCAACTCTCATGAAGTCTTTTCATTAGCATCCCACGAATGGTGTAATATAAGTCTTAATAAGAGATTTGTGCttgtatctttttcttttcctgaATTTGTTTTTACAATATCTTAATTCTCTATCTCAGGGACCTTCATCAAATCCTGAAGCAAATTGCGGTTACTTTAAATGGGCTGCTGTTTTAAAATCCAAGGGGAAAGGAAAGTGAAGTCTCCGCTGCATATATTCACCTACATGATAATGAGAGTCCAGGTTAGCAAATTGTGGTTACTTCGAATGGGCCGCTGTTTCAAAATAGATTCAGTTTTTTTTTGTGTCGTTATTAGCTGAAATTATCTAACATAATTTAGATGTTTATTTGGACGAGagagtttcttttcttcttgCTAATGTATTTTTTGACATAATTACTTTTCAATTAATCTTCTTCTTTCACAACTGTACATTTCCTGCATGCGGTGATATGAATTTCACATATGAAATTTTTGGTTGATTATTGAGCCTTCGAGTATTAATTTAATTGCCTGGAGTTCTTAGCT
It contains:
- the LOC129895714 gene encoding DNA-(apurinic or apyrimidinic site) endonuclease 2 codes for the protein MKIVTYNVNGLRPRIQQYGSLLKLLDSLDADIICFQETKLSRHDLRANLVRADGYESFFSCCTRTSDRGRSAGYSGVATFCRVKSAFLSNEVALPISAEEGFTGLLTTSKGYEPRKEECPSIAEGLECFSRDELLKVDSEGRCLITDHGHFVLFNLYGPRAVQDDSERIQFKLSFFKMLERRWECLLHQGRRIIIVGDFNIAPAAIDRCDAEPDFEKNGFRRWFRSLLVQNGGRLLDIFRAKHPDRKGAYTCWSQSTGAEEFNYGSRIDHILSAGSCLHGEEIQEGHDFVTCHVAECDILIQFQRWKPGNTPRWKGGRSIKLEGSDHVPVYTSLVEIPEVLQHSTPPLSTRYHPQVFGSQQTLVSMFTRRQTTEQVISEESESPQIPSQKEFISTPEKYHSIASQITMLGSQSNSNFLPCIATKKKARLGQGSQLTLNSFFQKRIHKSETSSSSFADSKLCQTDISYSRIEPKGVPSADDESVTSMECRSNAIANNQHECQLDACNSDKEKREVALQEWQRIHQLMQNSVPLCKGHQEPCVPRVVKKAGPNLGRRFYVCARAEGPSSNPEANCGYFKWAAVLKSKGKGK